The DNA sequence GAAATGATaaagtttattttaatagagtaaaaaaaaaaaaaaaaaaaaattaaaatcataCATTTTATTGCATCATAATGCGTTTAATTATTtgcttataatttatatttgtcctaaagtttatttattttatttatttttttttttaatatagaaTACACAATTCTGCTTAttagttaatttttatttttgttcatcTCATGTTTCGAATTTATTATAGGGGTAAGGGGGGGGGTTACCATACAGAAGCCCACCATCAAATATCATTAATGCTAAATCCGTTTAATTATTACCTTGACTATTGCATTATCAATAGCTTTATCACTTGCTTTATCAATTACTTTATCACTTGCTTTATCAATTGCTTTATCAATTGCTTTATCATTTGCTTTGTCAATTACTTTTACTCCATTGTCCATTACTTTAATTATCATGTTAGCTGTTTTCTTATTGACTTAAATTCCGTTTTCAAGTTCATTTTATGGTTACATGGTTATACTATTTCACAATAGTGAGGACCCTCAGTAATCCTCTTTTTTTAAGGAACTATCATAATGCCGCTGTTTTAGTAGCTTATATTTCTAATCATAGTTACCATATTAGTGTTAGTGGCTCCttaattatttctaaaattagtatataaaatatttttcttttttccatttattttttcatttattttaaatacgTTCAATTTCTTTTGATTAGGCGGTGTGTACAATACACTTATCATCATTTTACCGTTTGTgcaaataagaaatattgctatatttttttacccCTTTATTTCGCTATTCTCTAGGAATAGAAACGTTGATATGctgattataataattgtacCGATAACGTTAATGTAAGCTTTATTACTGTGCTACTCACGAGTAATAAGAAATACACCactttatgtttttattccaaaaatttcattatttatctACCTTGTTAATATTATCTTCTATTcctttgaaaaattataataccaTTAAAGAATAATCAACAAGTTTCTTACTATCATAAGTTTTACTATTTTCTGTGGATATTAATATGTCTAATTTTCACTCACACGCATAATAGTACTCCATTTTGATACATCATTTGATACAGCATTTGATACATCATTTGATACAGCATTTGATACAGCATTTGATACAGCATTTGATACAGCATTTGATACAGCATTTGATACAGCATTTGATACAGCATTTGATACAGCATTTGATACAGCATTTGATACAGCATTTGATACAGCATTTGATACAGCATTTGATACAGCATTTGCTGCTGACTTATTTCCAAGACTATAACaaatccaaaaaaaaaaaaaaaaaaaaaaaaattattattcgcATTGTAGAAAGgtgttaaaatatgtaaatatttatatgtccatgtacataaatatatgaacacaCATAACTAGAATggtacatacaaacatatatatatatatatatatacatacatgtgtatacatacatgtgtatacatacgGGCGCATATGCGCTTCTTCCCACCTAAATGATaacattttcctttttaaaaaagaaaagaacaaCCACTGCTGAAATGTGCAATACATAAATATCTTTGTTAAAAAcgtaattataaaaagacaaaaattacatgttcaaaatatattatgaactgtgcataaaaaaagggtacacctttttaaatattctgtTTTTGCTCTTGTAAATAGAACGAATTGACGAACTGAggaatttaataaaattgtcAAGCAGAAAACTAAAGGGGGTTACAACCAAATTTTATAGACCGCAAAAAGTAAGTTGCTTGTTATATATACGAGGTTGTAGGCGCGCATAAATATACTATACAAAAGTACTCGTGGATCGGTGAGGAAAGAACAGTAAGCATTGGACAGTGAACAAAACAGGATGATGTTCCTTTACAGCAATTAAACAAATCCTTAACGTTCCAATATGATTATGAGATGCTTAAGTAATTCTGTTTTTTCTATAAGCATATCATATggtaaatttacaaaatataattattattttcaatcatataaaatatatgggGTAGTTCTGTTGACccaaaaatacatttatgtaaaaatcgTTTTCTTTAacatacttattttattttcatcataatatgatatatcctacctttttcctttttaaaatataacatacgGTTTAGCggttaatttattatatatatgtacatatacatatatacgtacatatatacatacagtAATACTGCTACCCtacttaatttaattaatttatttcccCCTTTATTGCATTATAGAAGTATGGTTTATAGAAACTTTATTTGAACtattataaaatgattaCTTATCAATTAGCCCCGTTTTATTActctgttattattatttttttgcccATTTCGGTTTGCACATTTcttaaggataaaaaaataaggttaacatgtaaatatgtatacatatatatatgtgtatatataaatgtatatatatacgactATATATGGTAATATAAAAGCACCGCGCATGTTGAAATTCTCCACTTAGCAGTTCTTTTTCTTACAATAATATTCATGCATTTTAACCTTTTcacgtataaatatatgtgcatatatgtatgcacatttttatccatgcatataattatgtatgtacatatttacacatgtacatatttatgcatgtacatatttatgcatgtacatatttatgcatgtacatatttatgcatgtacatatatatacatgtacatatatatacatgtacatatatatacatttatataatgtgtACTTCGTTTTGTTTACACATAACACTAAGATTGTGTTTCTtcaattataaaagaaaaataaaataagaaaaacgagaaaaaaaaaaaaaaaaaatgcactCATAAGTTTTATGTTTCACAAAATGtagaattttaaaagaaggtatattttaattaatttttatatttttttcacagCATTTAATGATTCaaattaactaaaaaaatttactaagTTTTCATGCAGTCGTGCATTTATAGTTCAAGATATGGCAATTCATAAGTGcgctatattttttacatacgtataaatgtatatatatatatatatatatatatatatatataatataatatgcatTAATAACATTACTGGTAGTTATTAAGATAATAATAGTGAAAATATacgtttataaaaaaaaaaaaaaaaaaaggaaaaaaattacacGACAAAAATAAgggttataataaaaaataccattattttttaaaaaattatttactatGTTTGAGTGCTCCAtaagtaaaacaaataaaatgcattttcaaaaaattgtattttcttttcttttataatttatgtattactCTAAATActgtatattataataaaatgcatgtatttctttatttaaacatattgctccattcattaaatacatatatatgtacatgccaAAATTTACTATTATCAAATTATTGGAAAGTTGATTTTCTTTAACACCTTGCAATAATTCgacaattattttaattcctAATTCCCTAACTtccttaaattttaaaattaatttagtTTATTAATGTACATTAATGTcgatgtaaatatttatatacatcgtatgtatatatatgtatttatatatttataagtatttatatatatatttatacgtatttatacgtatttatacgtatttatacttattatataatatgtaataatttagtgtaaatatattttttatttttcattcattGTTTCCATT is a window from the Plasmodium malariae genome assembly, chromosome: 2 genome containing:
- the PmUG01_02011000 gene encoding uncharacterized protein, translating into MLSFSLGNKSAANAVSNAVSNAVSNAVSNAVSNAVSNAVSNAVSNAVSNAVSNAVSNAVSNAVSNDVSNAVSNDVSKWSTIMRVINKKTANMIIKVMDNGVKVIDKANDKAIDKAIDKASDKVIDKASDKAIDNAIVKVIIKRI